A stretch of bacterium DNA encodes these proteins:
- a CDS encoding DNA-directed RNA polymerase subunit omega: MRIMHDTTKEDLEQRNQNVYEAILVMGLRARQVNEHQKSILSRIHEEYQATLNLSEDAPEEPEEIELPAFTKPTVQAMREMLDGKTAFDYLDPVDGESR; the protein is encoded by the coding sequence ATGCGCATCATGCATGACACGACCAAGGAAGACCTGGAGCAGCGCAACCAGAACGTCTACGAGGCCATCCTCGTGATGGGCCTGCGCGCGCGCCAGGTGAACGAACACCAGAAGTCCATCCTCTCCCGCATCCACGAGGAGTATCAGGCCACGCTCAACCTGAGCGAGGACGCTCCTGAGGAACCGGAGGAGATCGAGCTGCCCGCCTTCACCAAGCCCACCGTTCAGGCCATGCGGGAGATGCTGGATGGCAAAACCGCTTTCGATTACCTGGACCCGGTCGATGGAGAGAGCCGCTAG
- the gmk gene encoding guanylate kinase: MNRKPAGAGRETGGLVVVAGPSGAGKSTLLKRLLKEHPVFAFAVSCTTRPPRPGEVEGREYYFLDEAEFTRRVERGDFAEWEALHAHRYGTMKEEIERLRQAGRHVLFDVDVKGALTLKHLYPEALLVFIAPPSLAALEERLRLRRSESEEQIRIRLQRSREELALASRFDRLVVNDDLETSYHALRGCLEAFLPAANNLEERHAHHA, translated from the coding sequence ATGAACAGGAAGCCGGCTGGCGCCGGACGGGAGACGGGCGGCCTTGTGGTCGTGGCGGGGCCTTCCGGCGCGGGCAAGAGCACTCTGCTCAAGCGCCTGCTGAAGGAACATCCCGTCTTCGCTTTCGCCGTTTCCTGCACCACCCGCCCCCCCCGGCCGGGCGAGGTGGAGGGGCGGGAGTATTACTTCCTGGACGAGGCTGAATTCACGCGGCGGGTGGAGAGGGGCGACTTCGCCGAGTGGGAGGCCCTCCACGCCCATCGATACGGCACCATGAAGGAGGAGATCGAGCGTCTGCGCCAGGCCGGCCGGCACGTCCTTTTCGACGTGGATGTGAAGGGGGCGCTCACCCTCAAGCATCTCTATCCCGAGGCCCTGCTCGTTTTCATCGCCCCGCCCTCCCTGGCCGCCCTGGAGGAGCGCCTCCGCCTGCGGCGCAGCGAGAGCGAGGAGCAGATCCGCATTCGCCTGCAGCGCAGCCGCGAGGAGCTGGCGCTGGCCTCGCGCTTCGACCGCCTGGTGGTCAACGATGATTTGGAGACAAGCTATCATGCCCTGCGCGGCTGCCTGGAGGCCTTCCTGCCGGCCGCGAACAACCTGGAGGAACGGCATGCGCATCATGCATGA
- the coaBC gene encoding bifunctional phosphopantothenoylcysteine decarboxylase/phosphopantothenate--cysteine ligase CoaBC, producing the protein MERAASRKVLLGVTGGIAAYKSCLLLRRLVDAGCDVRVVMTRHAAQFVGPLTFSTLSGHPVAADPFAEYRVDGAEHIDLSAWADHVVVAPATANILAKAAAGIADDFLSTLLCAFDRPILFAPAMNHRMWDNPAIRRACAQLEADGHQLVPPGSGWLACGETGAGRMAEPETILEWLDWLALRSGELSGRRVLVSAGPTVEEIDEVRVLSNRSSGRMGFALARMAQRMGAEVSLVAGPVPWPTPLGVCRTDVRSAAAMAEAMKELSATADLVVMCAAVADYRPESHPGKRKKDGAAWELVLHPTEDILASLAGLPGRQGRVHVGFALEVEEDSAQARALALDKLRRKDLDLICLNNPRRPGSAFGSTTNEVTILARDGTCAELPLLDKLDAAREILLQAARLLPARP; encoded by the coding sequence ATGGAGAGAGCCGCTAGCCGCAAGGTCCTGCTGGGCGTCACCGGCGGGATCGCGGCCTACAAGTCCTGCCTGCTGCTGAGGCGGCTGGTGGACGCTGGTTGCGATGTGCGGGTGGTGATGACCCGTCATGCGGCCCAGTTCGTGGGCCCGTTGACCTTCTCCACCCTGTCGGGACACCCGGTGGCGGCGGACCCCTTCGCCGAGTACCGGGTCGACGGCGCCGAGCACATCGACCTGTCGGCCTGGGCCGACCATGTGGTGGTGGCCCCGGCCACGGCCAACATCCTGGCCAAGGCCGCCGCCGGCATCGCCGACGACTTCCTTTCCACCCTGCTCTGCGCCTTCGACCGGCCCATCCTCTTCGCGCCGGCCATGAACCACCGCATGTGGGACAATCCGGCCATCCGCCGGGCCTGCGCCCAATTGGAGGCGGACGGGCACCAGCTGGTGCCGCCCGGATCCGGCTGGCTGGCCTGCGGAGAGACCGGCGCCGGCCGCATGGCCGAGCCGGAGACGATTCTTGAATGGCTGGATTGGCTCGCCCTCCGCAGCGGGGAGCTGAGCGGTCGGCGCGTGCTGGTCAGCGCCGGCCCGACGGTGGAGGAGATCGACGAGGTGCGCGTCCTCAGCAACCGCTCCAGCGGCAGGATGGGCTTCGCCCTGGCGCGGATGGCCCAGCGCATGGGCGCCGAGGTGAGCCTGGTGGCCGGGCCGGTCCCCTGGCCCACGCCGCTGGGCGTCTGCCGCACCGACGTGCGCAGCGCCGCCGCCATGGCCGAGGCCATGAAGGAGCTGTCCGCCACGGCGGATCTGGTGGTGATGTGCGCGGCGGTGGCCGACTACCGGCCGGAATCGCATCCGGGCAAGCGCAAGAAGGACGGAGCCGCCTGGGAACTTGTTCTCCATCCCACCGAGGACATCCTCGCCTCGCTGGCCGGGCTGCCCGGCCGCCAAGGGCGCGTCCATGTGGGCTTCGCCCTGGAGGTGGAGGAGGATTCCGCCCAGGCCCGCGCCCTGGCCCTGGACAAGCTGCGCCGCAAGGATCTGGACCTCATCTGCCTGAACAATCCCCGGCGTCCCGGCTCCGCCTTCGGCTCCACCACCAATGAGGTGACGATCCTGGCGCGGGACGGCACCTGCGCCGAGCTGCCCTTGCTGGACAAACTTGACGCCGCGCGGGAGATCCTGCTCCAGGCCGCCCGCCTTCTGCCGGCCCGGCCATGA